The following are encoded together in the Bubalus bubalis isolate 160015118507 breed Murrah chromosome 14, NDDB_SH_1, whole genome shotgun sequence genome:
- the AP5S1 gene encoding AP-5 complex subunit sigma-1 — protein MVHAFLIHTLRAAKAEEGFCRVLYSCFFGAENSPNDPQPHSAERDRLLRKEQILAVARQVESMYQLQQQACGRHAVDLQPQSSDDPVALHEAPCGAFRLAPGDPFQEPRTVVWLGVLSIGFALVLDTHENLLLVESTLRLLARLLLDHLRLLVPGGANLLLRADCIEGILTRFLPHGQLLFLNDQFVQGLEKEFSAAWSH, from the exons ATGGTCCATGCCTTCCTCATTCACACCCTGCGGGCTGCCAAGGCTGAGGAGGGCTTTTGCCGAGTGCTCTACTCCTGCTTCTTCGGCGCCGAGAATTCACCCAATGACCCCCAGCCACACAGTGCTGAGAGGGACAGACTTCTCCGAAAGGAGCAGATTTTGGCTGTGGCCAG GCAGGTGGAGTCCATGTACCAGCTGCAGCAGCAGGCGTGTGGTCGGCATGCTGTGGACCTGCAGCCCCAGTCCTCAGATGACCCAGTTGCCCTTCATGAGGCCCCATGTGGGGCCTTCCGCCTGGCGCCAGGGGACCCTTTCCAGGAGCCTCGGACAGTGGTGTGGCTAGGCGTGCTCTCTATAGGCTTTGCCCTGGTGCTGGATACTCACGAGAACCTGCTGCTGGTGGAGAGCACACTTCGATTGCTGGCTCGCCTTCTCCTTGACCACCTCCGACTGCTGGTCCCAGGAGGTGCCAACCTCCTGCTGAGGGCTGACTGCATCGAGGGCATCCTCACCCGCTTCCTGCCCCATGGTCAGCTGCTCTTCCTCAATGACCAGTTTGTCCAGGGTCTAGAGAAGGAATTCAGCGCTGCCTGGTCCCACTGA